A genomic region of Entelurus aequoreus isolate RoL-2023_Sb linkage group LG19, RoL_Eaeq_v1.1, whole genome shotgun sequence contains the following coding sequences:
- the LOC133634987 gene encoding adhesion G protein-coupled receptor L4-like isoform X1: MSSGRANLAAHQTVLTRISQLGMIISIICLSMCIFTFWFFSGIQSTRTTIHKNLCCSLFMAEFIFLVGINMNTHKLFCSVIAGLLHYFFLAAFAWMCIEGIHLYLIVVGVIYNKGFLHRNFYVFGYGSPAVVVAISATLGSKYYGTDKMCWLSTENHFIWSFIGPACLIILVNLLAFAVIIYKVYRHTQVKKPEISHYENIRSCARGAMALLFVLGATWAFGVLHILYEKTLTAYLFTIANAFQGMFIFIFLCVLSRFKRSITGCSKTSRVVLNVSDETTLTSFTLFIQSSSCHQIPPQE, encoded by the exons ATGTCGTCCGGGCGAGCCAAC TTGGCGGCCCACCAGACAGTCCTGACCCGCATCAGCCAGCTGGGGATGATCATCTCCATCATCTGCCTGTCAATGTGCATCTTCACCTTCTGGTTCTTCAGCGGGATCCAGAGCACCAGAACCACCATTCACAAGAACCTGTGCTGCAGTCTTTTCATGGCCGAGTTCATCTTCTTGGTGGGGatcaacatgaacacacacaag CTCTTCTGCTCCGTTATTGCGGGTCTCCTGCACTATTTCTTCTTGGCAGCCTTTGCCTGGATGTGCATCGAGGGCATCCATCTCTACTTAATCGTGGTGGGCGTCATCTACAACAAGGGCTTCTTGCACCGTAACTTCTACGTCTTCGGCTACGGAAGCCCGGCCGTGGTGGTCGCCATCTCCGCCACGCTGGGCTCCAAGTATTACGGCACTGATAAAAT gtgTTGGCTGAGCACGGAAAATCATTTTATTTGGAGTTTCATCGGTCCCGCCTGTTTGATCATCCTG GTAAATCTCCTGGCCTTTGCAGTGATCATCTACAAGGTGTATCGACACACGCAGGTGAAAAAGCCTGAAATCAGCCACTATGAGAACATCAG GTCGTGCGCCCGCGGTGCCATGGCGCTGCTCTTCGTGTTGGGTGCCACCTGGGCCTTTGGAGTGTTGCACATCCTGTATGAGAAGACGCTGACTGCGTACCTGTTCACCATCGCCAACGCCTTCCAGGGCATGTTCATCTTCATCTTCCTCTGCGTGCTCTC CAGATTCAAGAGGAGTATTACAGGCTGTTCAAAAACATCCCGTGTTGTTTTGAATGTCTCAGATGAAACAACCCTCACGTCCTTCACACTTTTTATACAATCATCTTCTTGTCATCAAATTCCTCCTCAAGAGTGA
- the LOC133634987 gene encoding adhesion G protein-coupled receptor L4-like isoform X2: MSSGRANLAAHQTVLTRISQLGMIISIICLSMCIFTFWFFSGIQSTRTTIHKNLCCSLFMAEFIFLVGINMNTHKLFCSVIAGLLHYFFLAAFAWMCIEGIHLYLIVVGVIYNKGFLHRNFYVFGYGSPAVVVAISATLGSKYYGTDKMCWLSTENHFIWSFIGPACLIILVNLLAFAVIIYKVYRHTQVKKPEISHYENIRSCARGAMALLFVLGATWAFGVLHILYEKTLTAYLFTIANAFQGMFIFIFLCVLSRKIQEEYYRLFKNIPCCFECLR, encoded by the exons ATGTCGTCCGGGCGAGCCAAC TTGGCGGCCCACCAGACAGTCCTGACCCGCATCAGCCAGCTGGGGATGATCATCTCCATCATCTGCCTGTCAATGTGCATCTTCACCTTCTGGTTCTTCAGCGGGATCCAGAGCACCAGAACCACCATTCACAAGAACCTGTGCTGCAGTCTTTTCATGGCCGAGTTCATCTTCTTGGTGGGGatcaacatgaacacacacaag CTCTTCTGCTCCGTTATTGCGGGTCTCCTGCACTATTTCTTCTTGGCAGCCTTTGCCTGGATGTGCATCGAGGGCATCCATCTCTACTTAATCGTGGTGGGCGTCATCTACAACAAGGGCTTCTTGCACCGTAACTTCTACGTCTTCGGCTACGGAAGCCCGGCCGTGGTGGTCGCCATCTCCGCCACGCTGGGCTCCAAGTATTACGGCACTGATAAAAT gtgTTGGCTGAGCACGGAAAATCATTTTATTTGGAGTTTCATCGGTCCCGCCTGTTTGATCATCCTG GTAAATCTCCTGGCCTTTGCAGTGATCATCTACAAGGTGTATCGACACACGCAGGTGAAAAAGCCTGAAATCAGCCACTATGAGAACATCAG GTCGTGCGCCCGCGGTGCCATGGCGCTGCTCTTCGTGTTGGGTGCCACCTGGGCCTTTGGAGTGTTGCACATCCTGTATGAGAAGACGCTGACTGCGTACCTGTTCACCATCGCCAACGCCTTCCAGGGCATGTTCATCTTCATCTTCCTCTGCGTGCTCTCCAGGAAG ATTCAAGAGGAGTATTACAGGCTGTTCAAAAACATCCCGTGTTGTTTTGAATGTCTCAGATGA